One part of the Desulfovibrio aminophilus genome encodes these proteins:
- a CDS encoding chemotaxis protein CheB: MSGEDRSRADPAAMPPQPSRVVAVGASAGGLEALRAFFTSLPPCPDMSFVVLQHLLPGRRSLLPEMLARYTAMPVREARDGAFLIPGEVLVLPPGMEMGVAGGRVGLGERDPAAAPAMPVDRFLMDLARDGGPRAVAVILSGAGGDGARGAAEVARAGGLVLVQSPESAAFDGMPRAALDTGAARHVLEPSELAGALLREVRGEGADNGGEHSTARFAPVFDLLTARHGVDFAAYKPTTVTRRIERRQAIRRCPDLEDYIRLLQTDRAELDQLHHDLLIGVTHFFRDQQAFACIEERAAPDILERAAGRDVRIWVPGCATGEEVYSLAMIFRELAETRKFPGQVRIFATDVHREALTQAARGLFTEESLRGAGRERTRRWFTAGDQGLRVHPELRRMVVFAEHDLVKDPPFTRMDLVACRNLLIYLQPFAQQRVLTLFHFALNPGGVLFLGPSESLGELEGEFEPLDRQWKIFTKRRDVRLPMSGILPVSAPARAEARSRPDLETVSALAGERVLIRHAPPALLLDERNRVLRAFGRTDLLGPRGPGSGDDLRDRLPASLRGPAAELLAQVRDGPDAVSYKQLTQPT; the protein is encoded by the coding sequence ATGAGCGGCGAGGACCGGAGCCGCGCGGACCCGGCGGCCATGCCGCCCCAGCCCTCGCGCGTGGTGGCCGTCGGCGCGTCCGCCGGGGGCCTGGAGGCCCTGCGCGCCTTCTTCACCTCCCTGCCGCCCTGCCCGGACATGAGCTTCGTGGTGCTCCAGCACCTCCTGCCCGGCCGCCGGAGCCTGCTGCCCGAGATGCTGGCCCGCTACACGGCCATGCCCGTGCGCGAGGCCCGCGACGGGGCCTTCCTCATCCCGGGCGAGGTGCTCGTGCTGCCCCCGGGCATGGAGATGGGCGTGGCCGGGGGCCGGGTGGGCCTGGGCGAACGCGATCCGGCGGCCGCGCCGGCCATGCCCGTGGACCGCTTCCTCATGGACCTGGCCCGCGACGGCGGCCCCCGGGCCGTGGCCGTGATCCTCTCCGGCGCGGGCGGCGACGGCGCGCGGGGCGCGGCCGAGGTGGCCCGGGCGGGCGGGCTCGTGCTCGTCCAGAGCCCGGAGAGCGCGGCCTTCGACGGCATGCCCCGGGCCGCGCTGGACACGGGCGCGGCCCGCCATGTGCTGGAGCCCTCGGAGCTGGCCGGGGCCCTGCTGCGCGAGGTGCGCGGCGAGGGCGCGGACAACGGCGGGGAGCACTCCACGGCCCGCTTCGCCCCGGTCTTCGACCTGCTCACCGCCCGGCACGGCGTGGACTTCGCGGCCTACAAACCCACCACAGTGACCCGGCGCATCGAGCGCCGCCAGGCCATCCGGCGCTGCCCGGACCTGGAGGACTACATCCGCCTGCTCCAGACCGACCGCGCCGAACTGGACCAGCTGCACCACGACCTGCTCATCGGCGTGACCCATTTCTTCCGCGACCAGCAGGCCTTCGCCTGCATCGAGGAGCGGGCGGCCCCGGACATCCTGGAGCGCGCCGCCGGACGCGACGTGCGGATCTGGGTCCCGGGCTGCGCCACGGGCGAGGAGGTCTACTCCCTGGCCATGATCTTCCGGGAGCTGGCCGAGACCCGAAAATTTCCCGGACAGGTGCGCATCTTCGCCACGGACGTGCACCGCGAGGCCCTGACCCAGGCGGCCCGGGGCCTGTTCACCGAGGAGTCCCTGCGCGGCGCGGGCCGCGAGCGGACGAGGCGCTGGTTCACGGCCGGGGACCAGGGCCTGCGCGTGCACCCGGAGCTGCGGCGCATGGTGGTCTTCGCCGAGCACGACCTGGTCAAGGACCCGCCCTTCACGCGCATGGACCTGGTGGCCTGCCGCAACCTGCTCATCTATCTCCAGCCCTTCGCCCAGCAGCGGGTGCTGACCCTGTTCCACTTCGCCCTCAATCCCGGCGGGGTGCTCTTCCTGGGCCCCAGCGAGTCCCTGGGCGAGCTGGAGGGGGAGTTCGAGCCCCTGGACCGGCAGTGGAAGATCTTCACCAAGCGCCGCGACGTGCGCCTGCCCATGAGCGGCATCCTGCCCGTCTCCGCTCCGGCGCGGGCCGAGGCCAGGTCCAGGCCGGACCTGGAGACCGTCTCGGCCCTGGCCGGAGAGCGGGTTCTGATCCGCCACGCGCCCCCGGCCCTGCTCCTGGACGAGCGCAACCGGGTGCTGCGGGCCTTCGGCCGCACCGACCTGCTGGGGCCGCGCGGCCCCGGCTCCGGGGACGACCTCCGCGACCGGCTGCCCGCGTCCCTGCGCGGTCCGGCCGCCGAGCTGCTGGCCCAGGTGCGCGACGGGCCCGACGCTGTCTCTTATAAACAACTGACCCAGCCGAC
- a CDS encoding Hsp20/alpha crystallin family protein — translation MNAENNEKNLPVLRPATDILERADGYWVYMDMPGVGRDDLVLDLREAELAVSGKTRGLPAEKERFLEVQFGSGEFRQTIALSDIVDRAGIKATLKNGVLEIFMPKVAKVQPRRIDIQAG, via the coding sequence ATGAACGCCGAAAACAACGAGAAGAACCTGCCCGTTCTGCGCCCGGCCACGGACATCCTGGAGCGCGCGGACGGCTATTGGGTCTACATGGACATGCCCGGCGTGGGCCGCGACGACCTGGTCCTGGACCTGCGCGAGGCCGAGCTGGCCGTGTCCGGCAAGACGCGCGGCCTGCCCGCCGAGAAGGAGCGCTTCCTGGAGGTCCAGTTCGGCTCAGGCGAGTTCCGCCAGACCATCGCCCTCTCGGACATCGTGGACCGGGCCGGGATCAAGGCCACGCTCAAGAACGGCGTGCTGGAGATCTTCATGCCCAAGGTGGCCAAGGTCCAGCCCCGGCGCATCGACATCCAGGCGGGCTGA
- a CDS encoding Hsp20/alpha crystallin family protein, which produces MVLDFNTLYSFPDRFDRLMQEFLQPVHGESRRMAYPPLNISEDDENVYVRAEIPGVEITDMEITLTDKTLVIKGERKPEQGKYFRQERPAGQFQRVVQLNVQVDRDAVKAALTDGILVVTLPKTEDIKPRRVSIDVG; this is translated from the coding sequence ATGGTGCTCGACTTCAACACCCTGTATTCTTTCCCGGACCGCTTCGACCGGCTCATGCAGGAGTTCCTCCAGCCGGTCCACGGCGAGAGCCGGCGCATGGCCTATCCGCCCCTGAACATCAGCGAGGACGACGAAAACGTCTATGTCCGCGCCGAGATTCCGGGGGTGGAGATCACGGACATGGAGATCACCCTCACGGACAAGACCCTGGTCATCAAGGGCGAGCGCAAGCCGGAACAGGGCAAGTACTTCCGCCAGGAGCGCCCGGCGGGCCAGTTCCAGCGCGTGGTCCAGCTCAACGTCCAGGTGGACCGGGACGCGGTGAAGGCCGCCCTCACGGACGGCATCCTCGTCGTGACCCTGCCCAAGACCGAGGACATCAAGCCCCGCCGCGTGAGCATCGACGTGGGCTAG
- a CDS encoding FUSC family protein — protein sequence MTKAEFNSTQAHIHHGVKTGLAAVLAYVAADWLRLPFGYWAAISAVIVMQVSVADSIRMCWYRFSGTAVGAAIAAVAILAFPANRPMTILALFLSVAFCAYMTRYNARYRMAAITTVIVFLASLGQPERLVFGMERVLEIALGVSCAFVVSVALWPQRAGDVLRERLRRQFTALADLYGDVLDAFLNRQSMLSLDPLERLERDVAADRGLLKSVLRHERLLYRDDTAALSLQVDTLETCLPHLRAMLHALNDAQDQGYDILMDAELRALSSATRDVLTSIGQGAAPDFIPLAEALDAAHTRLNDLRGQGLTMRFSLQMLMKFFSFYHSQRFMARVLLRHAPGPAGS from the coding sequence ATGACCAAAGCCGAGTTCAATTCCACCCAAGCCCACATCCACCACGGCGTGAAGACCGGCCTGGCCGCCGTGCTGGCCTACGTCGCCGCCGACTGGCTGCGCCTGCCCTTCGGCTATTGGGCCGCCATCTCGGCGGTCATCGTCATGCAGGTCTCCGTGGCCGACTCCATCCGCATGTGCTGGTACCGGTTCTCGGGCACGGCCGTGGGCGCGGCCATCGCCGCCGTCGCCATCCTGGCCTTCCCGGCCAACAGGCCCATGACCATCCTGGCGCTGTTCCTGTCCGTGGCCTTCTGCGCCTACATGACCCGCTACAACGCCCGCTACCGCATGGCCGCCATCACCACGGTCATCGTCTTCCTGGCCAGCCTGGGCCAGCCCGAGCGGCTCGTCTTCGGCATGGAGCGGGTCCTGGAGATCGCCCTGGGCGTGTCCTGCGCCTTCGTCGTCAGCGTCGCCCTCTGGCCCCAGCGCGCGGGCGACGTCCTGCGGGAGCGGCTGCGGCGGCAGTTCACCGCCCTGGCGGACCTCTACGGCGACGTGCTCGACGCCTTCCTCAACCGCCAGAGCATGCTCTCCCTCGACCCGCTGGAGCGTCTGGAGCGGGACGTGGCCGCCGACCGGGGCCTGCTCAAGAGCGTGCTGCGCCACGAACGGCTCCTGTACCGCGACGACACCGCCGCCCTGAGCCTCCAGGTGGACACCCTGGAGACCTGCCTGCCCCACCTGCGGGCCATGCTCCACGCCCTCAACGACGCCCAGGACCAGGGCTACGACATCCTCATGGACGCCGAGCTGCGGGCCCTGTCCTCGGCCACCCGCGACGTCCTGACTTCCATCGGCCAGGGCGCGGCGCCCGACTTCATTCCCCTGGCCGAGGCCCTGGACGCGGCCCACACCCGGCTCAACGACCTGCGCGGCCAGGGCCTGACCATGCGCTTCTCCCTCCAGATGCTCATGAAGTTCTTCTCCTTCTATCACTCCCAGCGCTTCATGGCCCGCGTCCTCCTGCGCCACGCCCCCGGCCCCGCCGGTTCATGA